A genomic stretch from Helianthus annuus cultivar XRQ/B chromosome 1, HanXRQr2.0-SUNRISE, whole genome shotgun sequence includes:
- the LOC110931191 gene encoding protein FAR1-RELATED SEQUENCE 5-like, which produces MDPQSSNARNIDDIEFEDAEVNAGHDAAEQYKNPTSDNHVLLDDQTNERLYILEVASSCVPVIGMEFSSIEQAYVFYQTYAKKAGFSARKGGEHHVGGIIKTKYFLCSKEGHKPQEFDDPYSKLSKQYKRRNIPTIRTGCKAQIKLCSTDGVLYKVDKFVQSHNHSFVCPKDMHLLPAYRHLSETQEEMIWELGFENVGATKDDCKNFRAGIYSYIGEYDADMVINRLTDKKQFMVDYSFVHSVDENKRLTGLFWADGLCKRDYAEFGDVISFDATFKTNKYKMVFVPFTGIDNHYRNVKLGAGLLASESIESYKWLLQSFFDSFGKQPKVVVTDQDPVMKQAIEAVFDKSRHRLCMWHIMKKLADKVGHKLCNNEEIKRRMCDIVWTDSIAPETFEREWKLIMIEFGLTENKWIDDMFGMRSSWIPAFYRYEPMSGLMRTPSRSESENHFFCQVANSQLTLVEFFNHFDGAMDVQRFNHRKNDHISRNTTPDNFSESTLEDDAMKIYTRSIFADQQSELQGTLSECLPMETKIEEPFLKISMKDWKAHGNGLLEVCFKKGEDVIASCRCRRFEQYGLLCKHIYFVFKMFKVKEIPNKYIMRRWTKDVVPNDLNNTFDLSVDDNDAHKKAKEVAYEIMQTGEYLIGNLMKDFDHLLIVRDRMREMKEMVDELRITKPIDPKFDRYSRLIGYEKPNTDAPPTVRVPIGIRNKGRGSHKRIKSKKEKIISLKGKRSRTCSVCNIKGHDIRTCEVLKGKASAADKNANKKGRKRRAIQLENDSGLLDEEDEEVETGEEEEEYEEVNEADDSDSEWEDECVINHNYTGLSEMEISNDH; this is translated from the exons ATGGATCCACAGAGTAGTAATGCTCGAAACATAGATGATATTGAATTTGAAGATGCTGAGGTCAATGCCGGTCATGATGCTGCAGAGCAATATAAGAATCCGACATCAGACAACCACGTTCTATTAGACGATCAGACCA ATGAAAGATTGTATATTCTGGAGGTAGCTTCATCATGTGTTCCTGTTATCGGAATGGAATTCTCTTCCATAGAGCAAGCATATGTTTTTTATCAGACAtatgccaagaaggcagggtTCTCTGCTCGAAAAGGAGGTGAACATCATGTTGGTGGTATTATCAAGACTAAATACTTTTTGTGTTCAAAGGAGGGGCATAAACCACAGGAATTTGATGATCCTTATTCGAAGTTGTCTAAGCAATATAAACGTAGGAACATACCGACTATTCGAACCGGCTGTAAAGCTCAAATTAAGCTTTGTTCGACGGATGGGGTGTTGTATAAGGTTGATAAGTTTGTTCAGTCGCATAATCATTCATTCGTGTGCCCCAAAGATATGCATTTATTACCAGCTTATAGACATCTTTCCGAAACACAAGAAGAGATGATATGGGAGCTTG GTTTTGAAAATGTTGGCGCAACTAAAGACGATTGCAAGAATTTTAGAGCTGGGATATATAGCTATATCGgagagtatgatgcagatatggttATCAATAGGTTGACCGATAAAAAACAGTTTATGGTTGATTATTCATTCGTTCATTCAGTCGATGAAAACAAACGATTAACTGGTCTGTTCTGGGCCGATGGTTTGTGCAAACGTGACTATGCTGAGTTTGGAGATGTCATATCATTTGATGCTACATTTAAAACCAACAA GTATAAAATGGTTTTTGTACCTTTCACTGGTATTGATAACCACTATCGGAATGTGAAGCTTGGAGCCGGTTTGCTAGCATCCGAAAGCATTGAATCATACAAGTGGCTTTTACAATCATTTTTCGACTCATTTGGTAAGCAGCCGAAGGTGGTCGTCACTGATCAGGATCCCGTGATGAAACAAGCTATCGAAGCAGTGTTCGATAAGAGTAGGCACAGATTAtgtatgtggcacataatgaagaAACTTGCTGATAAG GTGGGACATAAGTTGTGTAACAACGAAGAGATCAAGAGACGTATGTGTGACATTGTATGGACTGATTCGATTGCGCCAGAAACGTTTGAGAGAGAATGGAAGCTGATAATGATTGAATTTGGTCTAACCGagaataaatggattgatgatatgtttggCATGAGATCTTCGTGGATTCCAGCTTTCTATCGTTATGAGCCTATGTCTGGGCTTATGCGAACCCCCTCCAGATCAGAGAGCGAAAACCATTTTTTCTGTCAAGTGGCGAATTCTCAACTTACCCTTGTTGAGTTCTTTAACCATTTTGATGGTGCAATGGACGTGCAAAGATTCAACCATCGGAAGAATGACCATATATCTAGAAATACAACCCCAGATAACTTTTCTGAATCTACTTTAGAGGATGATGCTATGAAAATTTACACCAGGTCAATTTTTGCTGATCAACAGTCAGAGTTACAAGGAACACTGTCCGAGTGCCTTCCTATGGAGACTAAAATTGAGGAACCATTTTTGAAGATAAGTATGAAGGATTGGAAAGCCCACGGCAACGGTTTACTAGAG GTTTGTTTCAAGAAGGGGGAGGATGTAATTGCATCATGCAGATGTCGCAGGTTTGAACAATATGGATTGTTGTGCAAACATATATATTTTGTGTTCAAGATGTTCAAAGTGAAAGAAATTCCCAACAAGTACATTATGAGAAGATGGACCAAAGACGTGGTACCGAATGATCTAAATAATACATTTGATTTAAGTGTTGATGATAATGATGCACATAAAAAGGCCAAAGAGGTTGCGTATGAGATTATGCAGACCGGAGAGTATCTTATTGGTAACTTGATGAAAGATTTCGATCATCTACTTATAGTCAGGGATCGGATGAGGGAGATGAAAGAAATGGTTGATGAActtcgcataaccaagcccatcGACCCTAAGTTTGATAGATATTCAAGGTTAATCGGTTACGAGAAACCGAACACTGATGCTCCTCCTACAGTCCGTGTGCCAATCGGTATTAGAAACAAAGGGCGCGGTTCACATAAGCGGATTAAATCAAAAAAGGAGAAAATTATTAGTCTAAAAGGCAAGAGAAGTCGGACATGCAGtgtttgcaatatcaaaggtcatgATATTCGAACTTGCGAGGTTTTAAAGGGTAAAGCTAGTGCTGCCGATAAGAATGCCAATAAGAAGGGGAGGAAAAGAAGAGCAATTCAGTTAGAGAATGATTCTGGTTTACTTGACGAAGAGGACGAGGAGGTAGAAACTGGTGAGGAAGAGGAGGAGTATGAGGAGGTTAACGAAGCAGATGATAGTGATTCTGAATGGGAAGACGA ATGCGTGATTAATCATAACTATACAGGACTATCTGAAATGGAGATCTCAAATGACCATTAG